The proteins below are encoded in one region of Sulfitobacter sp. SK012:
- a CDS encoding ASKHA domain-containing protein, which yields MSNDPLVIFTPSGKRGHFPTGTPILTAARQLGVDLDSVCGGRGICSKCQISPGFGEFSKHGVTVASDALSEWNSVEQRYKDKRGLIDGRRLGCQATVQRDVVIDVPPESQVHKQVVRKRAEARDIILNPSTKLYYVEVVEPDMHDPSGDLERLRAALLEQWELDDVVADLHILQTMQPVLRKGGWKVTVAVHLGDHENSPRIMHIWPGFYDGTIYGLAVDLGSTTIAAHLCDLQTGEVIASSGVMNPQIRFGEDLMSRVSYSMMNARGAEEMTVAVREGMNALFTQIATEGQIDKNLIVDTVFVCNPVMHHLFLGIDPFELGQAPFALTTSNALRLRADDLDLNIHPSARVYILPCIAGHVGADAAAVALAEAPDKSDDLVLVVDVGTNAEILLGNREKVLACSSPTGPAFEGAQISSGQRAAPGAIERVEIDAVTKIARFKVIGCDLWSNEDGFDDAIATTGVTGICGSGIIEMVAEMRIHGIVDAPGLIGTAEQTGSAAVFADGRTNSYRVYDGTASGGPDITVTNRDIREIQMAKAALYSGARLLMDKFGVDNVDRVVLAGAFGAHISPKHAMVIGMIPDAPLDKVTSAGNAAGTGARIALLNTESRAEIEQTVREIHKIETAIEPRFQEHFVNASAMPNAVEPFPILRALVDLPTATFNTGGGDKGGGRRRRRS from the coding sequence ATGAGTAACGATCCGCTGGTCATCTTCACGCCGTCTGGCAAACGGGGTCATTTCCCCACTGGCACGCCAATCCTAACAGCTGCGCGGCAATTGGGTGTGGACCTCGATTCCGTATGTGGCGGTCGGGGGATTTGCTCGAAGTGCCAGATTTCACCAGGATTTGGTGAGTTTTCCAAGCATGGGGTCACGGTTGCCAGCGATGCCCTGTCTGAATGGAACAGCGTCGAGCAGCGCTATAAAGACAAGCGGGGGCTGATTGATGGTCGCCGCCTTGGATGCCAAGCAACGGTGCAGCGCGATGTAGTCATTGACGTGCCGCCCGAAAGCCAGGTGCATAAACAAGTCGTGCGCAAACGTGCCGAAGCACGCGACATTATTTTGAACCCATCGACCAAACTTTATTACGTCGAGGTGGTCGAGCCGGACATGCATGACCCGTCGGGCGATTTGGAACGGCTACGGGCTGCCCTTCTCGAGCAGTGGGAACTTGATGACGTCGTCGCCGATTTGCACATACTGCAGACAATGCAGCCGGTCCTGCGCAAGGGCGGCTGGAAGGTGACGGTTGCTGTGCACTTGGGCGACCACGAAAATTCGCCGCGGATCATGCACATCTGGCCCGGTTTCTATGACGGGACCATTTATGGGCTCGCCGTTGATCTCGGCTCTACCACGATTGCGGCGCATCTGTGCGATCTGCAAACGGGCGAAGTGATTGCGTCTTCGGGGGTGATGAACCCGCAGATCCGCTTTGGCGAGGACCTCATGAGCCGGGTGAGTTATTCGATGATGAACGCCCGTGGCGCCGAAGAGATGACAGTTGCGGTACGCGAAGGGATGAATGCTCTGTTCACCCAGATCGCGACCGAAGGCCAAATCGACAAGAACCTGATCGTCGATACGGTGTTTGTCTGCAATCCGGTCATGCACCATCTGTTTCTTGGGATTGATCCGTTTGAGCTGGGTCAGGCCCCTTTTGCGCTGACAACGTCGAATGCGCTGCGCCTGCGGGCTGATGATCTGGATTTGAACATCCACCCTTCTGCACGGGTCTACATTTTGCCGTGCATTGCAGGGCACGTCGGCGCAGATGCTGCAGCTGTTGCCTTGGCTGAAGCGCCAGATAAATCGGACGATCTCGTTTTGGTTGTCGATGTGGGAACCAACGCTGAGATATTGCTGGGTAACCGCGAAAAAGTGCTGGCGTGCTCTTCGCCCACTGGCCCGGCTTTTGAAGGCGCGCAGATCTCCTCCGGGCAGCGCGCTGCCCCCGGTGCGATTGAGCGGGTTGAGATTGATGCCGTCACCAAAATCGCGCGCTTTAAGGTGATTGGCTGCGATCTGTGGTCCAACGAAGACGGGTTTGACGACGCCATTGCAACAACGGGCGTCACGGGCATTTGCGGCTCTGGGATCATCGAGATGGTCGCCGAAATGCGCATTCATGGCATCGTCGACGCGCCGGGATTGATCGGAACCGCGGAACAAACCGGATCGGCAGCAGTTTTTGCCGATGGGCGTACCAACTCCTACCGGGTCTATGATGGCACCGCGTCGGGGGGGCCGGACATCACGGTAACCAACCGCGACATTCGCGAAATTCAGATGGCAAAGGCGGCCCTGTATTCTGGGGCGCGATTGCTGATGGATAAATTTGGTGTGGATAATGTCGACCGCGTCGTGCTGGCCGGTGCCTTTGGAGCCCATATCAGCCCTAAACACGCCATGGTCATTGGGATGATCCCTGATGCGCCGTTGGACAAGGTTACTTCAGCGGGCAATGCGGCGGGAACTGGCGCGCGGATTGCATTGCTGAACACTGAGTCTCGCGCCGAAATCGAGCAAACCGTGCGTGAAATTCACAAGATTGAGACCGCAATTGAGCCACGCTTTCAGGAGCATTTTGTGAATGCCTCTGCCATGCCAAATGCGGTGGAGCCGTTTCCGATCCTGCGTGCGTTAGTTGATTTGCCAACCGCTACGTTCAATACTGGCGGTGGCGACAAAGGTGGCGGACGTCGGAGGAGGCGCAGTTGA
- a CDS encoding class I SAM-dependent methyltransferase, producing MNDNADQAEFWGDVAGREWVQHADVMDTLLAPVLDAVLTRADLEEGHQVLDIGCGTGISALAAADLVGKTGHVLGADISPRMLELARTRAAGKSQIDFIAADVSTHNFNAGQFDRVISRFGVMFFDDSSAAFSNVAKAMKPGAQLSMGCWGQIWGNPYFTMPAGIAKDVLGPVPKTDPDAPGPFAFRDPERVESILHAASLTNIRTDTQSLHLPMPGDAQTMAHLYCSIGPAERALVHHGADAAARAELEKALTEALLPFEASGFPAEIHFYTADAR from the coding sequence TTGAACGATAACGCAGATCAGGCGGAGTTTTGGGGCGATGTGGCTGGGCGCGAATGGGTGCAGCATGCAGATGTGATGGACACCTTACTTGCCCCTGTGTTGGATGCCGTGTTGACCCGCGCGGACCTAGAAGAGGGCCATCAGGTCCTGGATATCGGCTGTGGCACTGGGATCAGCGCCCTTGCGGCCGCTGATCTGGTAGGCAAAACGGGACATGTATTGGGCGCTGATATTTCACCCAGAATGTTGGAATTGGCACGAACTCGAGCCGCAGGGAAATCGCAGATCGATTTCATTGCCGCAGATGTGTCAACCCACAACTTTAACGCCGGACAGTTCGACCGCGTGATTTCGCGGTTCGGCGTGATGTTTTTTGACGATTCCTCAGCAGCGTTTTCCAACGTTGCAAAGGCGATGAAACCCGGCGCACAGCTTTCTATGGGATGCTGGGGGCAAATCTGGGGTAATCCATATTTCACCATGCCCGCAGGAATTGCAAAAGACGTGCTCGGACCGGTGCCCAAGACAGACCCCGACGCCCCCGGCCCCTTTGCGTTTCGCGATCCAGAGCGGGTTGAGAGCATCTTGCACGCAGCCAGTCTGACGAATATCCGAACGGATACTCAGTCGCTGCATTTGCCGATGCCGGGAGATGCGCAGACCATGGCGCACCTGTATTGCTCGATTGGCCCTGCGGAACGGGCGTTAGTGCATCACGGAGCGGATGCGGCTGCCCGCGCAGAATTGGAAAAGGCCCTGACAGAGGCGTTACTGCCCTTTGAGGCAAGTGGATTTCCGGCTGAGATTCACTTTTACACGGCAGACGCGCGTTAG
- a CDS encoding VOC family protein: MRYKPEGYTSLAPYLIVPNAEAVLNFVEAVFNAKLLRIIHRPDGGIMHAEARIDDTVLMVGEMPDGPQTHLHVYVSDPKACFSRAIEAGATVVQPLDGQTEDDLRGGLRDSFGTVWWIAKEAG; this comes from the coding sequence ATGCGCTATAAGCCTGAAGGGTATACCAGCCTCGCACCTTATCTGATCGTGCCAAATGCCGAAGCAGTTTTGAACTTTGTCGAAGCTGTTTTCAACGCCAAGCTATTGCGGATCATTCACCGGCCTGACGGCGGCATCATGCATGCAGAAGCGCGCATCGATGACACCGTTTTGATGGTCGGTGAAATGCCAGACGGCCCTCAAACCCATTTGCATGTGTATGTCTCGGACCCCAAAGCCTGTTTTAGCCGCGCTATTGAGGCTGGTGCCACGGTGGTACAACCCCTCGACGGTCAAACCGAAGATGACCTGCGCGGCGGCTTGCGTGACAGCTTTGGCACCGTGTGGTGGATCGCCAAAGAGGCCGGCTAA